One Anthonomus grandis grandis chromosome 13, icAntGran1.3, whole genome shotgun sequence DNA segment encodes these proteins:
- the LOC126744033 gene encoding acid-sensing ion channel 5-like — protein MECYAQHMLSHCGCIPFYLPIHYGNTSDNIKLCDMFSSCVIRSKAHVDYREWNKEQNGEVDNCNCLRTCSDIYYGYRRSRNEVSYVIKRSSYIKANNAKVTFFFSKNSYTKIIKTPVYDLTDLIANLGGLLGFFTGFSFLSGAEIIVLVILALGKEFYKRHKKCSNKNKSKPSQDYINTTLYPYVN, from the exons ATGGAGTGTTATGCGCAACATATGTTGTCTCATTGTGGCTGTATTCCTTTTTACTTACCCATCC attATGGCAATACGAGTGACAACATAAAACTCTGCGACATGTTCAGCAGTTGCGTAATTAGGAGTAAAG CCCACGTAGATTATCGTGAATGGAATAAGGAGCAGAATGGTGAAGT GGATAATTGCAATTGTTTACGTACTTGCTCGGACATTTATTACGGCTATCGGAGGTCTCGTAATGAAGTCAGCTATGTGATCAAGAGAAGTAGTTATATCaa AGCAAATAATGCCAAAGTGACGTTCTTCTTCAGCAAAAACAGTTAcaccaaaattataaaaacccCCGTATACGACCTTACTgatttaattg caaacCTTGGAGGTCTCCTTGGGTTTTTCACTGGATTCAGTTTCTTAAGTGGTGCGGAAATCATTGTATTGGTCATTTTGGCACTTGGAAAAGAGTTTTATAAAAGGCACaaaaaatgttcaaacaaaaataaatccaaacCATCTCAAGATTATATCAATACAACGCTATATCCTTACGTTAATTAA